A window of Pararhodobacter sp. genomic DNA:
CATATGCTCGCCGGAATACTGGCGCTGGGTGTCTTGGCAGCGCCCGCGTTTGCCACCACGCAGCAAGAGATAAACGCGACCCTGCGCAATGATGCAGAGCTATGGGACAAGTTGTTTGTCCTGGCACTGGCGGATCAGATTCGCTTGAACTGCCCGACAATCGAACCGCGAACCTTGCGGGCGACGCGCTACGTCTATGACGTCTATTCGCACGCGCGCAGCTATGGTTTTTCCCGTGCCGAGATTTCGGGCGTTTCAAACCAATGAAGACGCGCGCGCCGAATTGCGCGTTCGTGTCCTCGCCTATTTCAACCAACACGGTGTACGCGAAGGCGCACCCGAGACCTTCTGCGCGTTGGGGAATGCCGAAATCTCGGCTGGCACCCCGCCGGCACACTATT
This region includes:
- a CDS encoding DUF5333 family protein; its protein translation is MLAGILALGVLAAPAFATTQQEINATLRNDAELWDKLFVLALADQIRLNCPTIEPRTLRATRYVYDVYSHARSYGFSRAEISGVSNQ
- a CDS encoding DUF5333 family protein, producing the protein MVFPVPRFRAFQTNEDARAELRVRVLAYFNQHGVREGAPETFCALGNAEISAGTPPAHY